One Nocardia farcinica genomic region harbors:
- a CDS encoding nuclear transport factor 2 family protein has protein sequence MLSLQEISDRMEIEDLMVRYAHAIDTHQWDLLDDLFTADAHIDYTAMGGPAGDLAATKQFLATALPNFPAFQHLISNSALTIDGDTATGRTMCQNPMLVGGPDGPQQLMLCGLWYLDTFARIDGRWRIRSRVEEKSYMFLAGSAVTS, from the coding sequence ATGCTGTCGCTACAGGAGATCTCGGACCGGATGGAGATCGAGGACCTGATGGTCCGCTACGCCCACGCCATCGACACCCACCAGTGGGACCTGCTCGACGACCTCTTCACCGCCGACGCCCACATCGACTACACCGCGATGGGCGGCCCGGCCGGCGACCTGGCCGCCACCAAACAGTTCCTCGCCACGGCGCTGCCGAACTTCCCCGCCTTCCAGCATCTGATCTCGAACTCCGCGCTCACCATCGACGGCGACACCGCCACCGGCCGCACCATGTGCCAGAACCCGATGCTCGTCGGCGGCCCGGACGGCCCACAGCAACTGATGCTGTGCGGGCTGTGGTACCTCGACACCTTCGCCCGGATCGACGGGCGCTGGCGCATCCGCAGCCGGGTCGAGGAGAAGAGCTACATGTTCCTGGCCGGATCCGCCGTCACCTCGTGA
- a CDS encoding glutamate--cysteine ligase 2 has product MDAPTVGVEEEFLLVDPRTGAPTARNEAVAHTAGELGIDLQLELTRCQVETSTAVHSDIGALFGQLRDLRCGVARCAQANESRLLAVAIPPTVPHEFPVTDTPRYRRIAESFGMIAHEQGLCGCHVHVAVPDRETAVQVSNYLRPWLPMLLALTANSAIYRGSDTGYASWRSILWRRWPSAGPPPYFRTAADYDAMVTMMLSSGIVLDEKMVYWDARPSINYPTIEVRVSDVPATVGETVLLAALVRATVHTARRFLAEGNIAPAVPAEVLRAAYWKAARSGIGGDAVAPLDGRVLPARDLLDELLETVDPALEELGDRGFVSDALTALFARGNGAQRQVRAFGADHDVAAVIAELGEATLEGCAPEPANSGGGEHVPVEGRH; this is encoded by the coding sequence ATGGACGCACCGACTGTCGGCGTGGAAGAGGAATTCCTGCTCGTCGACCCGCGCACCGGCGCGCCGACCGCCCGCAACGAGGCCGTCGCGCACACCGCAGGCGAACTCGGCATCGATCTGCAACTCGAGCTCACCCGCTGCCAGGTGGAGACGAGTACCGCCGTGCACTCCGACATCGGCGCGTTGTTCGGGCAGCTCCGCGACCTGCGCTGCGGGGTCGCACGGTGCGCGCAGGCCAACGAGAGCCGGTTGCTCGCGGTCGCCATCCCCCCGACCGTGCCGCACGAATTCCCGGTCACCGACACCCCGCGCTATCGGCGCATCGCCGAAAGTTTCGGGATGATCGCGCACGAACAGGGCCTGTGCGGCTGCCACGTGCACGTCGCGGTGCCCGACCGGGAGACCGCGGTGCAGGTGAGCAACTACCTGCGGCCGTGGCTGCCGATGCTGCTCGCGCTCACCGCGAATTCGGCGATCTACCGCGGCTCCGACACCGGCTATGCCAGCTGGCGCAGCATTCTGTGGCGGCGGTGGCCCAGCGCCGGACCCCCGCCCTATTTCCGCACCGCCGCCGACTACGACGCGATGGTGACGATGATGCTCTCCAGCGGCATCGTGCTGGACGAGAAGATGGTCTACTGGGACGCCCGCCCCTCGATCAACTACCCCACCATCGAGGTCCGGGTCAGCGACGTGCCCGCCACCGTCGGCGAGACGGTGCTGCTGGCCGCGCTGGTGCGGGCGACCGTGCACACCGCCCGGCGCTTCCTCGCCGAGGGCAACATCGCGCCCGCGGTGCCCGCGGAGGTGCTGCGGGCGGCGTACTGGAAGGCGGCACGCAGCGGGATCGGCGGCGACGCGGTGGCGCCGCTGGACGGGCGCGTGCTGCCCGCCCGCGATCTGCTCGACGAACTGCTCGAGACGGTGGACCCGGCGCTGGAGGAACTGGGTGATCGCGGGTTCGTCTCCGACGCGCTCACCGCGCTGTTCGCGCGCGGCAACGGTGCCCAGCGCCAGGTGCGCGCGTTCGGCGCGGACCACGACGTCGCCGCGGTGATCGCGGAGCTGGGTGAGGCGACCCTGGAGGGCTGTGCTCCCGAGCCCGCCAATTCCGGTGGAGGCGAACACGTTCCGGTGGAAGGACGACACTGA
- a CDS encoding UdgX family uracil-DNA binding protein (This protein belongs to the uracil DNA glycosylase superfamily, members of which act in excision repair of DNA. However, it belongs more specifically to UdgX branch, whose founding member was found to bind uracil in DNA (where it does not belong), without cleaving it, appears to promote DNA repair by a pathway involving RecA, rather than base excision.), whose product MAAGKAPGAAEFVPADADLETLRTAVQGCRGCELYRGATQAVFGEGPAHAPVFVVGEQPGDREDVAGHPFVGPAGRLLDKALTEADIDREAVYLTNAVKHFKFEERGKRRIHKQPGRTEVVACSPWLTAELDAVRPQLVVCLGAVAAKAVLGPSFKVSERRGEVVEAGEHRVIATVHPSSVLRAPDRAAAYADFLADLRKVRTAAGELHRA is encoded by the coding sequence ATGGCTGCTGGGAAGGCACCGGGAGCCGCGGAGTTCGTGCCCGCGGACGCCGATCTGGAGACGCTGCGCACGGCGGTGCAGGGCTGCCGCGGGTGCGAGTTGTATCGCGGGGCGACCCAGGCGGTGTTCGGCGAGGGGCCCGCGCACGCGCCGGTGTTCGTCGTCGGCGAGCAGCCCGGCGACCGCGAGGACGTCGCCGGGCACCCGTTCGTCGGGCCGGCGGGCAGGCTGCTGGACAAGGCGCTGACCGAGGCGGACATCGACCGGGAGGCGGTGTATCTGACCAACGCGGTCAAGCATTTCAAGTTCGAGGAGCGCGGCAAGCGGCGCATCCACAAGCAGCCGGGCCGCACCGAGGTGGTGGCGTGCTCGCCGTGGCTGACCGCCGAGCTGGACGCGGTGCGGCCGCAACTGGTGGTGTGCCTGGGCGCGGTCGCGGCCAAGGCGGTACTCGGCCCGTCGTTCAAGGTGAGCGAGCGCCGCGGTGAGGTGGTCGAGGCGGGCGAGCACCGGGTGATCGCGACCGTGCATCCCTCCTCGGTGCTGCGCGCGCCCGACCGCGCGGCCGCCTACGCGGACTTCCTGGCGGACCTACGCAAGGTCCGCACGGCGGCAGGAGAGCTGCACCGCGCGTGA
- a CDS encoding FAD-dependent oxidoreductase: MSERLVVIGADATGMAAASQARRMLGPRELEIVVFERGGFTSYSACGIPYWVGGVVTERDALIARTAEEHRARDIDLRMRTEAIELDVTGRRVRTRDLDSGVESWTEYDKLVLATGARPLRPALPGIDAAGVHGVQTLDDGQALIDTLDRTEGRRAVVVGAGYIGVEMAEALIQRGFRVTVLNRSAEPMSTLDPDMGALVRKAMDGMGIEVVGGAEVTGVRTDAHGRVRAVATADEEYPADVVVLGLGVRPETTLARAAGLPLGEHDGLLTDLSMRVRGHTDIWAGGDCVEVLDLVSGRERHVALGTHANKHGQVIGQVIGGGYATFPGVVGTAVSKVCDLEVARTGLREKEAHAAGLQFVTVTIESTSRSGYYPEAAPMTVKMLAERRTGRLLGVQIVGREGAGKRVDIAAVALTARMTVEQMTALDLGYAPPFSPVWDPVLVAARKASLAVQQRG; the protein is encoded by the coding sequence ATGAGCGAACGTCTGGTCGTCATCGGGGCCGACGCGACCGGCATGGCGGCGGCCTCCCAGGCGCGGCGCATGCTCGGGCCGCGCGAATTGGAGATCGTGGTGTTCGAGCGGGGCGGGTTCACCTCGTACTCGGCCTGCGGCATCCCGTACTGGGTCGGCGGGGTCGTCACCGAGCGTGACGCGCTGATCGCGCGCACCGCCGAGGAACACCGTGCCCGCGACATCGATCTGCGCATGCGCACCGAGGCGATCGAGCTCGACGTCACCGGGCGGCGCGTGCGCACGCGCGACCTCGACAGCGGCGTCGAATCATGGACCGAGTACGACAAACTCGTCCTCGCCACCGGTGCGCGACCACTGCGTCCCGCCCTGCCCGGCATCGACGCCGCCGGCGTGCACGGCGTGCAGACCCTCGACGACGGCCAAGCCCTCATCGACACCCTCGACCGCACCGAGGGCAGGCGCGCGGTGGTCGTCGGGGCGGGCTACATCGGCGTGGAGATGGCCGAGGCGCTGATCCAGCGCGGCTTCCGGGTCACCGTGCTCAACCGCAGCGCCGAACCCATGTCCACCCTCGACCCCGACATGGGCGCGCTGGTGCGCAAGGCGATGGACGGCATGGGTATCGAGGTCGTGGGCGGCGCGGAGGTGACCGGGGTGCGCACCGACGCGCACGGCCGCGTCCGCGCGGTGGCCACCGCCGACGAGGAGTACCCGGCCGACGTGGTGGTGCTCGGCCTCGGCGTACGCCCGGAGACCACGCTGGCCAGGGCGGCGGGCCTGCCGCTCGGTGAGCACGACGGGCTGCTCACCGACCTGTCCATGCGGGTGCGCGGGCACACCGACATCTGGGCGGGCGGCGACTGTGTGGAAGTGCTCGACCTGGTCTCGGGGCGGGAACGCCACGTCGCCCTCGGCACCCACGCCAACAAGCACGGCCAGGTCATCGGCCAGGTGATCGGCGGCGGCTACGCCACCTTCCCCGGCGTGGTCGGCACCGCCGTCAGCAAGGTCTGCGATCTGGAGGTGGCGCGAACCGGCCTGCGCGAGAAGGAAGCCCACGCCGCGGGCCTCCAGTTCGTGACCGTCACCATCGAGTCGACCAGCCGCTCCGGGTACTACCCCGAGGCGGCGCCGATGACGGTGAAGATGCTCGCCGAGCGCCGCACCGGGCGGCTGCTCGGGGTGCAGATCGTGGGCCGGGAGGGGGCGGGCAAGCGGGTCGACATCGCCGCGGTGGCGTTGACCGCGCGGATGACCGTCGAGCAGATGACCGCCCTCGACCTCGGCTACGCCCCGCCGTTCTCCCCGGTCTGGGATCCGGTGCTGGTCGCCGCGCGCAAGGCGAGCCTGGCCGTCCAACAGCGCGGCTGA